TTTTTGTTGGAGAGCGTAATGAAACTTACCGTAAACGGGGAGTTGCAGGAGACAGGCTGCCTAACCGTCAATGAGCTGTTAGCCGGCCTGGGGATCGATCCGAGACAGGTTGCGGTTGAACTGAATCTGGAAATACTCCCCAAGGACATGTATCAGACAATGAATCTAAATGACGGCGACCGGATAGAAATCGTCCATTTCGTCGGTGGAGGTTGAACATGAGCATCAACAATGATGCACTGGTGATTGCCGGTCGCACCTTTAACTCCCGCCTGTTGGCAGGTACCGGGAAGTTTTCTTCCAATGCGGCAATGGTAGCGGCAATGGAACATTCCGGTTGTGAAATCGTCACGGTTGCCTTGCGCAGGGTCGATATTGACAACCCTGAAGACAGTATCCTCTCGCATATCGACCGCAGCAAGTACCTGCTGCTGCCGAACACCAGCGGCGCCCGCGACGCGGAAGAGGCTGTCAGGCTTGCCCGGCTGTCACGTGCGGCAGGGTGCGAGCCGTGGGTCAAGCTGGAAGTAACTCCTGATCCCTATTACCTGCTGCCGGACCCGATAGAAACCCTCAAGGCTGCGGAGATCCTGGTCAAAGAAGGGTTTACCGTCCTGCCTTACATCAATGCCGACCCGGTGCTGGCCAAGCGGTTGCAGGAGATCGGGACAGCGACGGTAATGCCCCTTGGCGCCCCAATCGGCACCAATCGCGGCATCAGGACCCGTGACCAGATAGCAATCATCATCGAACAGGCAATCGTCCCGGTTGTTGTCGATGCCGGGCTTGGCGCGCCGTCGCATGCCGCCGAGGCGATGGAGATGGGTGCGGATGCCGTCCTTGTCAATACGGCACTGGCAGTAACCCCCAATCCCGGCCTCATGGCCGCCGCGTTCCGCAAAGGGGTTGCAGCCGGGCGAGAGGCTTATCTCGCCGGTCTCGGCGAACAGAGAGATCGAGCCGAGGCTTCCAGTCCGCTGACCGGCTTTTTAGGTTGATGGTTGTGTCATATAAATCAATTGCATTTAGGTATTGGATGACGCTATGAGCTTTCTTGATGAAATTCAAAAATACGCGCCGGAAGAGTTACTGTCCCGCATTGAAGCTAAATCGGGTTCAGATGTAGAACGCGCCCTGCTCTCGGAGCGGTTGCGCATTGATGACTTCATGGCCCTGCTCTCTCCGGCCGCGGCACCGTTCATTGAACAGATGGCCGTCAAGGCCCACAAGGTTACCAGACAGCGGTTTGGCAACAATATCCTGCTCTATGCCCCACTCTATCTCTCCAACCTCTGCACCAACGGCTGCCTTTACTGCGGCTTCAATGCCGCCAACAAGGTTGCCCGGCAGACGCTGACTTTCGATGAAGTCGAGAGAGAGGCGCGGGTTCTCCACGAGCGAGGATTCCGCCATATCCTGCTGGTTACCGGCGAAGCCCCCAAGGCGGTAGACAACGAATACCTCGCCGAGGCTGCGCAACGCATCCGCCACCTCTTCAGTTCAATCGCCATCGAGGTCTACCCGATGGACGAAGCCGGCTACAGCCGGATGGTCGAAGCCGGAGTGGATGGTTTGACTATCTACCAGGAGACCTACGACCAGAAACTGTATGCAGAAATGCACCCTTTCGGCAGAAAACGGGACTATGCGTTTCGCCTGCTGGCCCCGGAAAGAGGCGGCGCTGCCGGACTGCGGCGCATCGGCATTGGCGCTCTCCTCGGCCTGGGTCATTTCAGGGTGGAAGGTTTTTATACCGGCCTGCATGCCCTGTATCTGTCCCGGCATTTCTGGCGCAGCCACTTGAGTGTCTCTTTCCCCCGGATGCGCCCGGCCGAAGGGGGATTCTCCCCGCTGAACCCGGTTTCCGATCGCGAGTTCGTGCAGCTTATCTGCGCGCTCCGTCTGTTGCTGCCCGACGCCGGACTGGTGATGTCTACCCGTGAAAGTGCGACCCTCCGCGACAATCTGCTACCGCTCGGGATAACCCAGATGAGCGCCGGTTCCTGCACCTCGCCGGGTGGCTATGCCGGAGAAGAAGAGAGCACCCGCCAGTTCAACATCGACGATGATCGAACCGCCGAAGAGGTAGAGCAGATGATCCGCAGCAAGGGGTATGAGGCGGTCTGGAAGGACTGGGACCGGGCCTTTCTCGACAAGTCAGCCCCGTATTCAGACTGTGACGTTGCGCTCTGACCGCGGCATCATGCCCGTTGATTTCGATCTTTACCTGATAACGGACTGTTCCCAGGCCAAAAGCGGTAACCTGATTGAAACGGTGGAGGCGGCGCTTCATGGCGGCGTCAGGGCGATCCAGCTCAGGGAAAAGAACTTATCGAGCCACGAGCTTTACCAACTGGCACGTGAGTTTCGCTCGTTGACCTCACGCTTCAAGGCCCGCCTGTTCATCAATGACAGGATAGATATTGCGCTGGCGGTTGACGCCGACGGGGTCCATCTCGGCGAAAACAGCATTCCGACAGCAGCCGCCCGCGATCTGCTGGGCAAGGACAAACTCATCGGCGTGTCGTGCCACTCCCTGGAACGTGCCGTAACGGCTGAAGCTTCAGGTGGGGACTTCATCACCTTTGGGCCGGTGTTCTTCACGCCATCCAAAGCGTGCTATGGTGACCCGGTAGGGCTGGTCAGGCTGGCAGAAACAGTTGCCGGGCTAACTATCCCGGTGTTCGGCCTTGGAGGGGTAACCAGCGGTAATCTCCAGCAAGTCCTCGATAGCGGCGCTCACGGAATTGCCCTCATATCCGCCATAATCGCCGCCGAACAACCGCAACAAGCAGCAGAAGGCGTTCTGTCGACACTGAGACGAATCAAG
This window of the Geoanaerobacter pelophilus genome carries:
- the thiS gene encoding sulfur carrier protein ThiS, with the translated sequence MKLTVNGELQETGCLTVNELLAGLGIDPRQVAVELNLEILPKDMYQTMNLNDGDRIEIVHFVGGG
- the thiH gene encoding 2-iminoacetate synthase ThiH, which produces MSFLDEIQKYAPEELLSRIEAKSGSDVERALLSERLRIDDFMALLSPAAAPFIEQMAVKAHKVTRQRFGNNILLYAPLYLSNLCTNGCLYCGFNAANKVARQTLTFDEVEREARVLHERGFRHILLVTGEAPKAVDNEYLAEAAQRIRHLFSSIAIEVYPMDEAGYSRMVEAGVDGLTIYQETYDQKLYAEMHPFGRKRDYAFRLLAPERGGAAGLRRIGIGALLGLGHFRVEGFYTGLHALYLSRHFWRSHLSVSFPRMRPAEGGFSPLNPVSDREFVQLICALRLLLPDAGLVMSTRESATLRDNLLPLGITQMSAGSCTSPGGYAGEEESTRQFNIDDDRTAEEVEQMIRSKGYEAVWKDWDRAFLDKSAPYSDCDVAL
- a CDS encoding thiazole synthase gives rise to the protein MSINNDALVIAGRTFNSRLLAGTGKFSSNAAMVAAMEHSGCEIVTVALRRVDIDNPEDSILSHIDRSKYLLLPNTSGARDAEEAVRLARLSRAAGCEPWVKLEVTPDPYYLLPDPIETLKAAEILVKEGFTVLPYINADPVLAKRLQEIGTATVMPLGAPIGTNRGIRTRDQIAIIIEQAIVPVVVDAGLGAPSHAAEAMEMGADAVLVNTALAVTPNPGLMAAAFRKGVAAGREAYLAGLGEQRDRAEASSPLTGFLG
- the thiE gene encoding thiamine phosphate synthase is translated as MMPVDFDLYLITDCSQAKSGNLIETVEAALHGGVRAIQLREKNLSSHELYQLAREFRSLTSRFKARLFINDRIDIALAVDADGVHLGENSIPTAAARDLLGKDKLIGVSCHSLERAVTAEASGGDFITFGPVFFTPSKACYGDPVGLVRLAETVAGLTIPVFGLGGVTSGNLQQVLDSGAHGIALISAIIAAEQPQQAAEGVLSTLRRIKTTLQS